In Urechidicola croceus, a single window of DNA contains:
- a CDS encoding glycoside hydrolase family 5 protein, whose protein sequence is MFINNNFLQKLCFLGLVFLLISCNSKSKETSPILIHKEQSIVINDEKTPIELYGQLSVKGTKILDQFKNPVQLRGMSFFWSQWISKYYNIETLKWLKEDWRCNVVRIPLGIEVEGFLENPKKEKEKVFKMIDAAIELGMYIIIDWHDHNAENHLKESKEFFEEVAKRYGKYPNVIYEVYNAPLDNVSWSKVIKPYHEKLIKTIRKYDADNIIICGTRTWSQQIEEVADDLIDADNIVYGLHFYSSTHKQDIRDRTFRAIEKGVPVFVSEFGTSEASGDGFLDKTETELWWDFLDKNDISWVNWSISDKNETTSALKGGASDRGNWDIDEITVSGQLVREELRKKNPVPKKRALQ, encoded by the coding sequence ATGTTTATCAATAATAACTTTTTACAAAAATTATGTTTTTTAGGATTAGTTTTTCTACTTATTAGTTGTAATTCAAAATCAAAAGAAACGTCTCCAATATTAATTCATAAAGAACAATCAATTGTAATAAATGATGAAAAAACCCCTATTGAGTTATATGGTCAGTTAAGTGTTAAAGGTACTAAGATTTTAGACCAGTTTAAAAACCCAGTACAATTAAGAGGAATGTCTTTTTTTTGGAGTCAATGGATAAGTAAATATTATAACATTGAAACTCTAAAGTGGTTAAAAGAAGATTGGCGATGTAATGTTGTGAGAATACCACTAGGTATAGAAGTTGAAGGTTTTTTAGAAAATCCTAAAAAAGAAAAAGAAAAAGTTTTTAAAATGATAGATGCAGCCATCGAATTAGGTATGTATATAATTATAGATTGGCACGATCATAATGCAGAAAATCATTTAAAAGAATCTAAAGAGTTTTTTGAAGAGGTCGCAAAACGATATGGAAAATACCCAAATGTTATTTATGAAGTTTATAATGCTCCATTAGATAATGTATCCTGGTCAAAAGTTATTAAACCATATCATGAAAAGTTAATTAAAACCATTAGAAAGTATGATGCAGATAACATTATAATTTGCGGAACCAGAACATGGTCACAGCAAATAGAAGAGGTTGCTGATGATCTTATAGATGCTGATAATATTGTGTATGGATTGCATTTTTACTCATCAACACACAAACAAGATATTAGAGATAGAACATTTAGAGCAATAGAAAAAGGAGTTCCAGTATTTGTTTCTGAATTTGGAACATCTGAGGCTAGTGGAGATGGTTTTTTAGATAAAACTGAGACAGAGTTATGGTGGGATTTTTTAGATAAAAATGATATTTCTTGGGTGAATTGGTCAATTTCTGATAAGAATGAAACTACAAGTGCTTTAAAAGGAGGTGCTTCGGATAGAGGGAATTGGGATATTGATGAAATTACAGTTTCAGGACAACTGGTTAGGGAAGAGTTAAGAAAAAAGAATCCTGTGCCAAAAAAAAGAGCACTTCAATAA
- a CDS encoding polyprenyl synthetase family protein has protein sequence MKPVEQIKQPILSEMELFESKFKEAMETKVPLLNRITHYIVRRKGKQMRPMFVFLVAKMVSNGNFDERTYRGASVIELIHTATLVHDDVVDDSNERRGFFSLNALWKNKIAVLVGDFLLSKGLLLSIDNDDFDLLKLISVAVREMSEGELLQIEKARKLDITETVYFDIIRQKTATLIAACCAIGAASVGANEEEVEKMHKFGELIGIAFQIKDDLFDYSDAKIGKPTGIDIKEQKMTLPLIYTLNNCEKSEKKWLINSVKNHNKNKKRVKEVIAFVKQKGGIEYTTSKMKTYQQEALEILNTYPKSEYRDSLEKMVNYVIERKI, from the coding sequence ATGAAGCCAGTAGAACAAATAAAACAACCCATTTTATCTGAAATGGAACTCTTTGAAAGCAAATTCAAAGAGGCAATGGAAACTAAAGTTCCTTTGCTTAATAGAATCACTCATTATATCGTTCGAAGAAAAGGTAAACAAATGCGTCCGATGTTTGTTTTTTTGGTTGCTAAAATGGTTTCTAATGGTAATTTTGATGAACGAACATATCGTGGTGCATCTGTAATCGAATTGATTCATACTGCAACTTTGGTGCATGATGATGTTGTAGATGATAGTAATGAACGACGTGGTTTCTTTTCGTTGAATGCACTTTGGAAAAATAAAATTGCCGTTTTAGTTGGTGATTTTTTACTGTCTAAAGGATTGTTACTCTCAATAGATAATGATGATTTTGATTTGTTAAAATTAATTTCTGTTGCAGTTCGAGAAATGAGTGAGGGTGAGTTATTACAAATTGAAAAAGCCCGAAAATTAGATATTACAGAAACCGTTTATTTTGATATTATCCGGCAAAAAACTGCCACATTAATAGCGGCTTGTTGTGCTATTGGTGCAGCTTCGGTTGGAGCAAATGAAGAAGAAGTTGAAAAAATGCACAAATTTGGAGAGTTAATAGGAATTGCCTTTCAAATTAAAGATGATTTATTTGATTATTCTGATGCTAAAATTGGAAAACCAACAGGAATTGATATAAAAGAACAAAAAATGACTTTGCCTTTGATTTACACACTGAATAATTGCGAAAAATCAGAAAAAAAATGGTTGATTAATTCGGTTAAAAACCATAATAAAAATAAAAAGCGAGTTAAAGAAGTGATTGCTTTTGTAAAACAAAAAGGTGGAATTGAATATACAACTTCTAAAATGAAAACGTATCAGCAAGAAGCCTTAGAGATATTAAACACATACCCAAAATCTGAATATAGAGATTCTCTTGAAAAGATGGTGAACTACGTTATTGAGCGCAAAATTTAG
- the queA gene encoding tRNA preQ1(34) S-adenosylmethionine ribosyltransferase-isomerase QueA yields the protein MKLSKFNFELPSELLAEYPAEHRDESRLMVLNRKEKTIEHKMFKDLINYFDEGDLMVLNDTKVFPARLYGEKEKTGARIEVFLLRELNEEQRLWDVLVDPARKIRIGNKLFFGEDESLVAEVIDNTTSRGRTLRFLYDGSYEEFRKRLNDQGETPLPKYIKRAAEPEDIERYQTIYAKNEGSVAAPTAGLHFSKHLLKRLEIKGVDFANLTLHVGLGTFNPVEVEDLSKHKMDSEQIHIPEQATKLVNNALDNKKRVCAVGTTAMRALESSVSSNNRLNTFDGWTNKFIFPPYDFGIANCMVTNFHMPKSTLMMMTSAFAGHDFLKEAYEEAVKEKYRFYSYGDAMLIL from the coding sequence ATGAAATTATCAAAATTCAATTTCGAATTACCAAGTGAATTATTAGCCGAATATCCTGCAGAACATCGTGATGAATCACGTTTAATGGTTTTGAATAGGAAAGAGAAAACTATTGAACATAAGATGTTTAAAGATTTAATCAACTATTTTGACGAAGGAGATTTGATGGTATTGAATGATACTAAGGTATTTCCAGCAAGATTGTATGGTGAGAAAGAAAAAACTGGTGCGCGTATCGAAGTATTCTTATTAAGAGAATTAAATGAAGAGCAACGTTTATGGGATGTATTAGTTGATCCAGCACGTAAAATAAGAATTGGAAATAAATTGTTTTTTGGAGAAGATGAAAGTTTGGTTGCTGAAGTAATTGACAATACAACCTCAAGAGGTCGTACTTTACGTTTCTTATATGATGGCTCTTACGAAGAATTTAGAAAACGATTGAATGATCAAGGGGAGACACCATTACCTAAATATATTAAGAGAGCTGCAGAGCCAGAAGATATTGAGCGTTATCAAACCATTTATGCAAAAAATGAAGGTTCAGTAGCTGCACCAACTGCAGGGTTACATTTTTCTAAGCATTTATTAAAAAGATTAGAAATAAAAGGAGTTGATTTTGCAAATTTAACTTTACATGTAGGTTTAGGTACATTTAATCCTGTTGAAGTTGAAGATTTATCTAAACATAAAATGGATTCAGAGCAGATTCATATTCCTGAACAAGCAACGAAATTAGTAAATAATGCCTTAGATAATAAGAAAAGAGTTTGTGCCGTTGGTACAACAGCCATGAGAGCTTTAGAAAGTTCAGTTTCGTCAAACAACCGTTTAAATACATTTGATGGTTGGACAAATAAATTTATTTTCCCACCTTATGATTTTGGAATTGCTAACTGTATGGTAACGAATTTCCATATGCCAAAATCTACTTTAATGATGATGACTTCGGCTTTTGCAGGTCATGATTTCTTAAAGGAAGCTTATGAAGAAGCAGTTAAAGAAAAGTATAGATTTTACTCCTACGGTGATGCTATGCTAATCCTATAA
- a CDS encoding GH3 auxin-responsive promoter family protein, with protein MAIPIVNSIISWFLKKRIHQIELFLKYPIDVQKELLFRLIYVSKNTEIGIQCGFKNIKDYQSFVENVPIQKYESVSPFIERTRQGEQNIFWNSTIKWFAKSSGTTNAKSKFIPLSEEAIEDCHMKAGKDMLCLYINNNPDTQMFTGKGLKLGGSSDIYEDNNTYFGDLSAIIIENLPFWADFSSAPSHDTALMSEWEAKMEAIINETIGENITSLVGVPSWMLVLLNKVLERTGKENILEVWPNLEVYFHGGVNFNPYREQFKKLIPKSSFKYYETYNASEGFFAIQDQNNSSELLLMLDYGIFYEFIPMNEYKGENSTTITLSEVKLNVDYALVITTNGGLWRYLIGDTIKFTSLNPFRIKITGRTKHYINVFGEELNIENVEDALKRACSKTKATITDYTVAPIFMDGKNSGKHEWMIEFDKAPKNLNYFTEILDNSLKAINSDYEAKRYNNMTLEMPKIHEARKGLFYDWLKMKGKLGGQHKIPRLLNERFLMEELLELDTVTLN; from the coding sequence ATGGCAATTCCAATAGTAAACTCCATTATTTCCTGGTTTTTAAAAAAACGAATTCATCAAATTGAGTTGTTTTTAAAATATCCTATTGATGTTCAAAAAGAATTACTTTTTAGACTTATTTATGTTTCCAAAAATACTGAAATTGGTATCCAATGTGGATTTAAAAATATTAAAGATTATCAATCATTTGTAGAAAATGTGCCAATACAAAAATATGAGAGTGTCTCACCATTTATTGAAAGAACAAGGCAAGGTGAACAAAATATTTTTTGGAACTCAACTATAAAATGGTTTGCAAAATCAAGCGGAACAACTAATGCGAAAAGCAAATTTATTCCGTTAAGCGAAGAAGCAATTGAAGATTGCCATATGAAAGCAGGAAAGGATATGTTGTGCTTATACATTAACAACAATCCAGACACACAAATGTTTACCGGAAAAGGATTAAAACTTGGTGGAAGTTCTGATATATATGAAGATAACAATACTTATTTCGGCGATTTATCAGCAATTATTATCGAAAACCTTCCTTTTTGGGCAGATTTTAGCAGTGCTCCGAGTCATGACACTGCATTAATGAGCGAATGGGAGGCAAAAATGGAGGCTATCATAAATGAAACAATTGGTGAAAATATTACAAGTTTAGTAGGTGTGCCATCATGGATGTTGGTATTATTAAATAAGGTTTTAGAGAGAACTGGAAAAGAAAATATTTTGGAAGTTTGGCCTAATTTGGAAGTGTATTTTCACGGTGGAGTTAACTTCAATCCTTATAGAGAACAATTCAAAAAATTAATTCCAAAATCGAGTTTCAAATATTATGAAACGTATAATGCTTCAGAAGGTTTTTTTGCCATTCAAGATCAAAATAATTCAAGTGAGTTATTATTAATGTTGGATTACGGAATTTTCTATGAATTTATTCCAATGAATGAGTATAAGGGTGAAAATTCTACTACCATTACACTCTCTGAAGTTAAATTGAATGTAGACTACGCATTAGTCATTACTACTAATGGAGGATTATGGCGCTATTTAATTGGCGATACTATTAAATTTACTTCACTTAATCCATTTAGAATTAAAATTACTGGTAGAACCAAACATTATATCAACGTTTTTGGGGAGGAACTTAATATTGAAAATGTTGAAGACGCACTTAAAAGAGCCTGTTCAAAAACAAAAGCTACAATTACTGATTATACTGTTGCTCCAATTTTTATGGATGGTAAAAATAGCGGAAAGCATGAATGGATGATTGAATTTGACAAAGCCCCAAAGAACCTTAATTACTTCACTGAAATTTTAGACAATTCACTAAAGGCAATTAATTCAGATTATGAAGCCAAACGCTATAACAACATGACTTTAGAGATGCCTAAAATTCATGAAGCTAGAAAAGGATTGTTTTATGATTGGCTGAAAATGAAAGGTAAATTAGGCGGTCAACATAAAATCCCTAGATTATTAAATGAAAGATTTTTAATGGAAGAATTATTAGAATTGGATACAGTTACGTTGAACTAA
- a CDS encoding queuosine precursor transporter: MIPKNKELAQNIYLILAGMFIAALVASNLIFQKFFYWNPFGLYRFEISVGILPYPITFLITDIISEIYGRKKANKVVVAGIIASIFSMLIIFVANKVPAIDNSPVNNETFSQVFGLSPIAVLASMLAYLFAQFIDIRIFHFWKAKTLGKHLWLRNNFSTFTSQFIDTFTVLMLLCSFKVLPWSMFSSLLLSGFLFKIIIAALDTPILYALVFAFRKKFGLKINEEINLN, from the coding sequence ATGATTCCAAAGAATAAAGAGTTAGCACAAAATATATATTTAATACTCGCTGGAATGTTTATAGCGGCATTAGTTGCATCAAATTTAATTTTTCAAAAATTCTTTTACTGGAATCCTTTTGGATTGTATCGATTTGAAATATCTGTAGGCATTTTACCATATCCAATTACTTTTTTAATCACCGATATTATTTCTGAAATTTATGGAAGAAAAAAGGCAAATAAAGTTGTAGTAGCTGGAATTATTGCCTCCATTTTTTCAATGCTAATAATTTTTGTTGCCAATAAAGTTCCTGCAATTGATAATTCGCCTGTAAATAACGAAACTTTTTCTCAGGTCTTTGGGCTCTCTCCTATTGCTGTATTGGCATCAATGTTGGCTTATCTTTTTGCGCAATTTATTGATATTAGAATATTTCATTTTTGGAAAGCAAAAACACTAGGGAAACATTTATGGCTTAGAAATAATTTTTCCACGTTTACTTCTCAGTTCATTGACACGTTTACTGTCTTAATGCTTTTATGCTCTTTTAAAGTATTGCCTTGGTCAATGTTTAGTAGTTTATTACTCAGTGGATTTTTATTTAAAATAATAATCGCCGCACTTGACACGCCAATATTATATGCTTTGGTATTTGCTTTTAGAAAAAAGTTTGGATTAAAAATAAACGAAGAGATAAACTTAAACTAA
- a CDS encoding 3-phosphoshikimate 1-carboxyvinyltransferase, whose product MNLKLQHHTQPLNGTIQITGSKSESNRLLILQKFYNNLEIENLGNSDDAQLMQKALASNEVEVDIHHAGTAMRFLTAYFSITEGRETILTGSKRMKERPIKLLVDALKSLGADIEYLENEGYPPIKLIGKKLTENKVKINGSVSSQYISALLLIAPSLENGIEIEFEGKVTSIPYIKMTLGLLSELGIENSWDGKKVSVNPKTVIENTTAEVESDWSSASYYYSFVALSEDSDITLKSYKKNSLQGDSALAKLYKDFGVETTFFDHSINLKKISKSKSHIEFDLASSPDIAQTIAVTCFGLGISCDLTGLHTLKIKETDRLVALKVEIEKLGGEVEITDNSLHLKPSKSINKDVLISTYNDHRMAMAFAPLLLKTSLEIEDANVVSKSYPDFWNDIEKLIK is encoded by the coding sequence TTGAACTTAAAATTACAACACCACACACAACCACTAAACGGAACAATTCAGATTACAGGTTCAAAGAGTGAGTCAAATCGATTGTTGATTTTACAAAAGTTTTATAACAATTTAGAAATTGAAAATTTAGGAAACTCTGATGATGCTCAATTAATGCAAAAGGCATTGGCGTCAAATGAAGTTGAAGTTGATATTCATCATGCTGGAACAGCAATGCGATTTTTAACAGCATATTTTTCTATTACTGAAGGTCGTGAAACGATACTTACGGGTTCTAAAAGAATGAAAGAGCGGCCAATTAAATTATTGGTTGATGCTCTAAAAAGTTTAGGCGCAGATATTGAATATCTTGAGAATGAAGGGTATCCTCCAATAAAGTTGATTGGCAAAAAATTGACTGAAAATAAAGTGAAAATTAATGGTAGTGTAAGTAGTCAGTATATTTCTGCATTATTATTAATAGCACCAAGTCTTGAAAACGGGATTGAAATTGAATTTGAAGGAAAAGTAACTTCTATTCCTTATATAAAGATGACTTTAGGATTACTTTCAGAGCTAGGAATTGAAAATTCTTGGGATGGTAAAAAAGTTTCTGTAAATCCTAAAACTGTGATTGAAAATACAACTGCAGAAGTTGAATCAGATTGGAGTTCGGCATCTTATTATTATAGTTTTGTTGCATTGAGTGAAGACTCTGATATTACTTTAAAATCATATAAGAAAAATAGTCTTCAGGGTGATTCTGCTCTAGCGAAATTGTATAAGGATTTTGGAGTAGAAACAACATTTTTTGATCATTCTATTAATTTGAAAAAGATATCGAAATCTAAATCACATATAGAATTTGATTTAGCAAGTTCTCCTGATATAGCGCAAACTATTGCAGTGACTTGTTTTGGACTTGGTATTTCGTGTGATTTAACCGGCTTACACACTTTAAAAATAAAAGAAACAGACCGATTAGTAGCATTGAAAGTTGAAATTGAAAAATTGGGAGGTGAAGTTGAGATTACCGATAACAGTTTACATTTAAAACCATCAAAATCAATTAATAAAGATGTTTTAATATCTACATATAATGATCATAGAATGGCCATGGCTTTTGCACCTTTACTTTTAAAGACAAGTTTGGAAATTGAAGATGCCAATGTGGTTTCAAAATCATATCCAGATTTTTGGAATGATATTGAAAAACTGATTAAATAA
- the rlmN gene encoding 23S rRNA (adenine(2503)-C(2))-methyltransferase RlmN, protein MKDKKRDIRSLTKEQLRDFFVENGDKAFRGNQVYEWLWSKISHSFDDMTNISKSTRLMLEKNFVINHIEVDEMQRSADGTIKNAVRLHDGLMVESVLIPTKSRTTACVSSQVGCSLDCKFCATARLKRMRNLNPDEIYDQVAAINQESLLYHNHKLTNIVFMGMGEPLMNYNNVVKSIEKITSPEGLGMSPKRITLSTSGVPKMIKKMADDEVKFNLAVSLHSAIDEVRTQIMPFNKTFPLDDLRDSLEYWYEKTQRKITYEYIVWNGINDSRKDIDALVKFCKYVPCKVNIIEYNPIDDGEFQQAPKRAIADYVSILEMNDIVVNVRRSRGKDIDAACGQLANKSSVN, encoded by the coding sequence ATGAAGGATAAAAAAAGAGATATTCGTTCACTTACCAAAGAGCAACTTCGTGATTTTTTCGTTGAAAACGGAGACAAAGCATTTAGAGGTAATCAAGTATATGAGTGGTTGTGGAGTAAAATTTCACATTCATTTGATGATATGACTAACATTTCAAAATCAACTCGTCTAATGCTTGAAAAGAATTTTGTAATTAATCATATTGAAGTTGATGAAATGCAAAGAAGTGCTGATGGCACTATAAAAAATGCTGTAAGATTACATGATGGATTGATGGTTGAATCAGTATTGATACCAACCAAAAGTAGAACTACAGCGTGTGTTTCTAGTCAAGTAGGCTGTAGTTTAGATTGTAAGTTTTGTGCAACAGCGCGTTTAAAACGAATGCGAAATTTAAATCCTGATGAAATTTATGATCAAGTAGCAGCAATAAATCAAGAGAGTTTATTATATCATAATCACAAATTAACAAATATTGTATTTATGGGAATGGGTGAGCCATTGATGAATTATAATAATGTTGTAAAGTCAATAGAAAAAATAACTTCTCCAGAAGGTTTAGGAATGTCACCAAAACGAATTACTCTATCAACATCTGGAGTTCCAAAGATGATTAAAAAGATGGCAGATGATGAGGTGAAATTCAATTTAGCAGTATCATTACACTCTGCAATTGATGAAGTTAGAACCCAAATTATGCCGTTTAATAAAACATTTCCTTTAGATGATTTAAGAGATTCATTGGAGTACTGGTATGAAAAAACTCAGCGTAAAATTACCTATGAGTATATTGTTTGGAACGGAATAAATGATTCTAGAAAAGATATAGATGCCTTGGTGAAATTCTGCAAATACGTTCCTTGTAAAGTCAATATAATTGAATACAACCCAATTGATGATGGAGAATTTCAGCAGGCACCAAAACGTGCAATAGCCGATTATGTTAGTATTCTTGAAATGAATGATATTGTTGTAAATGTGCGTCGTAGTAGAGGTAAAGATATTGATGCTGCTTGTGGTCAATTGGCTAATAAATCTTCGGTTAATTAA
- a CDS encoding DUF2797 domain-containing protein — protein MTYQGVLKKMKTSFEDVVQYYLDMEADFLNMNQLLDREIEMSFVKYECLNCHLDKEIYRQGFCKSCFFEIPTAGDWIMKPELSTAHLGVEDRDLEYEQQVQLQPHIVYLANSSDVKVGVTRKTQVPTRWIDQGAHEAIEIVEVPNRYLAGITEVALKDHVSDKTNWRKMLKNDIVDADLVKIKEELSQYIPDEAREYYLNGNSKETNINFPVHKYPEKVKSLNLVKSHSYKGVLKGIKGQYLIFEDNTVFNIRANEGLVVNIIV, from the coding sequence ATGACATATCAAGGTGTACTTAAAAAAATGAAGACCTCTTTTGAAGATGTTGTGCAATATTATCTAGACATGGAAGCAGATTTCTTGAATATGAACCAATTATTGGATCGTGAAATTGAAATGTCTTTTGTGAAATATGAATGTTTAAATTGTCATTTAGATAAAGAAATATATCGTCAAGGGTTTTGTAAAAGTTGTTTTTTTGAAATTCCAACTGCTGGTGATTGGATTATGAAACCAGAATTGAGCACTGCTCATTTAGGAGTTGAGGATAGAGATTTGGAATATGAACAGCAAGTACAACTACAACCACATATTGTATATTTGGCAAATTCTAGTGATGTGAAAGTTGGAGTGACAAGAAAAACTCAAGTACCAACACGTTGGATAGATCAAGGAGCACACGAAGCAATTGAAATTGTTGAAGTGCCTAATAGATATTTAGCAGGAATTACCGAAGTAGCCTTAAAAGACCATGTTTCTGATAAAACGAATTGGCGTAAAATGCTAAAAAATGATATTGTTGATGCAGATTTAGTGAAAATTAAAGAGGAGTTATCTCAATATATTCCTGATGAAGCCAGAGAATATTATCTAAATGGAAATTCAAAAGAGACTAATATTAACTTTCCAGTACATAAATATCCAGAAAAAGTAAAAAGTTTGAATTTAGTTAAATCACATTCTTATAAAGGCGTGCTAAAAGGAATAAAAGGACAGTATTTGATTTTTGAAGATAATACTGTTTTTAATATTCGAGCTAATGAAGGTTTGGTGGTAAATATTATAGTTTAG
- the fabD gene encoding ACP S-malonyltransferase produces the protein MKAYIFPGQGAQFTGMGLDLYENSTLAQELFEQANEILGFHITDIMFEGTPEQLKETKVTQPAIFLHSVILAKVLGDNFKPEMVAGHSLGELSALVANGVLTFEDGLKLVSKRALAMQKACEIQESTMAAVLGLEDKVVEDVCAEIDGVVVAANYNCPGQLVISGEIDAINKACEVLTEKGARRALVLPVGGAFHSPLMEPAREELAAAIEETTFSEPICPVYQNVVAKAVTNPDEIKENLMVQLTAPVKWTQCIQAMIADGGTEFIEVGPGKVLQGLMRKIDRSVAANGASLEV, from the coding sequence ATGAAAGCATATATATTTCCAGGTCAAGGAGCACAATTTACAGGAATGGGTCTAGATTTATACGAAAACTCAACTTTAGCGCAAGAATTATTTGAACAAGCAAATGAAATTTTAGGATTCCATATTACAGATATTATGTTTGAAGGAACTCCAGAACAGTTGAAAGAAACGAAAGTAACTCAACCAGCTATTTTCTTGCATTCTGTTATACTAGCTAAAGTTTTAGGTGATAATTTCAAGCCAGAAATGGTCGCAGGACATTCATTAGGAGAATTGTCTGCTTTGGTTGCAAATGGAGTGTTAACTTTTGAAGATGGATTGAAATTGGTTTCAAAAAGAGCTTTAGCAATGCAAAAAGCTTGTGAAATACAAGAGTCAACAATGGCTGCAGTTTTAGGGTTGGAAGATAAAGTTGTTGAAGATGTGTGTGCAGAGATTGATGGAGTAGTGGTTGCTGCAAATTATAACTGTCCTGGACAGTTGGTAATTTCTGGAGAGATTGATGCAATAAACAAAGCATGTGAAGTGTTAACTGAAAAAGGTGCTCGTAGAGCTTTAGTTTTACCAGTTGGTGGTGCGTTTCATTCACCATTAATGGAGCCAGCAAGAGAAGAATTAGCTGCTGCAATAGAGGAAACTACTTTTAGTGAACCAATTTGTCCAGTATATCAAAATGTAGTTGCAAAGGCAGTAACAAATCCTGATGAGATAAAAGAAAATTTAATGGTTCAATTGACTGCGCCTGTAAAATGGACACAATGTATCCAAGCGATGATTGCTGATGGAGGTACTGAATTTATTGAGGTAGGTCCAGGAAAAGTTTTGCAAGGATTGATGCGCAAAATTGATAGAAGTGTTGCTGCTAATGGAGCAAGTCTTGAAGTTTAA